From a single Pseudophryne corroboree isolate aPseCor3 chromosome 6, aPseCor3.hap2, whole genome shotgun sequence genomic region:
- the LOC134934021 gene encoding olfactory receptor 5A1-like, whose amino-acid sequence MTLFVLSTSLQTPMYFFITQISIFDVILTTDILPNLLHIVLYDGCTMSLIGCIAQFYVFATAESSECLLLSVMSYDRYLAICDPLRYHSIINQRFCVKSLIIVWIICFLQILLNSISIYHLHFCGPNVIDHFFCDFKPIVQLSCSDTTVIEFQTIIMGVFATFIPFIIIVMSYVYIVHTILKIPSFTGRQKAFSTCSSHLTVVTLFYGTLIIVYVFPTRRLTTLSKTMSLCYTVIIPLLNPIIYTIRNKDFKEAFNKIKQMKSEMLWKPN is encoded by the coding sequence ATGACTTTATTTGTATTGAGCACTAGCCTTCAGACCCCTATGTACTTCTTCATTACACAGATATCAATATTTGATGTCATACTGACTACAGATATTCTTCCAAACCTGCTACACATTGTGCTGTATGATGGCTGCACTATGTCTCTTATTGGATGCATCGCTCAGTTTTATGTCTTTGCGACAGCAGAGTCCTCTGAGTGTCTCCTTCTATCAGTGATGTCCTATGATCGGTACCTGGCTATCTGTGACCCTTTGCGCTATCATTCTATAATAAATCAAAGGTTTTGTGTGAAATCTCTTATTATTGTTTGGATAATATGTTTTCTACAGATTTTACTCAATTCAATATCTATCTACCATTTGCATTTCTGTGGACCAAATGTCATTGACCATTTCTTTTGTGACTTTAAGCCCATAGTGCAGCTTTCCTGCTCAGATACCACTGTAATTGAATTTCAGACTATAATAATGGGTGTTTTTGCAACTTTTATTCCCTTTATAATAATTGTGATGTCTTATGTGTACATTGTACATACTATTCTAAAGATACCATCATTTACTGGAAGACAGAAAGCCTTCTCCACATGCAGCTCTCACCTGACCGTTGTGACCTTATTTTACGGAACCCTAATTATTGTTTATGTATTTCCTACAAGACGACTAACCACACTAAGCAAAACCATGTCTTTGTGTTACACTGTGATAATTCCATTACTTAATCCTATCATATATACTATCAGAAACAAGGATTTTAAAGAAGcctttaataaaataaaacaaatgaaatCAGAGATGCTATGGAAACCCAATTAA